A portion of the Flavobacterium magnum genome contains these proteins:
- a CDS encoding L-serine ammonia-lyase codes for MEECISVFDMLKIGVGPSSSHTLGPWRAAERFLAELSTEGLLHKTERVKVDLYGSLSLTGKGHATDLAVMLGLSGQDPEYIPVENISGIIKSIEDNHEINLGNELKIPFWFLQDIVFNKNFLPFHANGLMFTAYITDGSEYASTFYSIGGGFVVKEDRPNAKKKMEIKCAFPYPIQTAAELLAYTQQQNRSISEIVYDNEKSMRTENDIHKELMRIWHTMLECMYIGCHSEGILPGGLNVRRRAFDMHQGLIGLANYSNPQEWLETIRNTEVKFRQILKWVSCFALAVNEVNAALGRVVTAPTNGSAGVIPAVLMYYLVIENHDAGEKEIKQFLMVAGEIGSIFKKGSTISAAMGGCQAEIGVSSAMAAAALCEVMGGTPDQVLMAAEIAMEHHLGLTCDPIGGLVQIPCIERNTMGAIKAINAAELAMETDAKNAKVPLDKVINTMWQTAKDMNSKYKETSEGGLAIAVNMADC; via the coding sequence ATGGAAGAATGTATTTCGGTTTTTGATATGCTTAAGATAGGCGTCGGGCCTTCGAGTTCGCACACGCTCGGGCCGTGGCGCGCTGCGGAAAGATTCCTTGCAGAACTCAGCACCGAAGGGCTTCTCCATAAAACCGAACGTGTTAAGGTTGATTTATACGGTTCGCTGTCACTTACAGGCAAAGGACACGCCACAGATCTCGCCGTAATGCTCGGGCTCAGCGGGCAGGACCCTGAATATATTCCCGTAGAGAACATTTCAGGAATTATCAAATCCATAGAAGACAATCATGAGATTAACCTGGGTAATGAGCTCAAAATTCCTTTCTGGTTTCTTCAGGACATCGTATTCAACAAAAATTTCCTGCCTTTTCATGCCAATGGATTGATGTTTACAGCCTACATAACCGATGGCAGCGAATATGCCTCGACCTTTTATTCCATCGGGGGCGGGTTTGTGGTCAAGGAAGACCGTCCGAACGCCAAAAAAAAGATGGAAATCAAATGTGCGTTCCCCTACCCCATTCAGACCGCCGCTGAATTGCTTGCGTACACCCAGCAACAAAACCGCAGCATTTCTGAAATCGTCTACGATAACGAAAAATCAATGCGCACCGAAAATGACATACACAAAGAACTCATGCGCATCTGGCATACGATGCTCGAATGTATGTACATTGGCTGCCACTCGGAAGGGATCTTACCGGGCGGACTCAATGTACGCCGACGCGCCTTTGACATGCACCAGGGATTAATCGGACTCGCCAATTACAGCAATCCGCAGGAATGGCTTGAAACCATTCGCAACACCGAAGTGAAGTTCCGCCAGATCCTCAAATGGGTTAGCTGTTTTGCGTTGGCCGTCAACGAGGTGAATGCCGCTTTGGGACGTGTGGTTACCGCGCCAACCAACGGAAGCGCAGGCGTAATCCCGGCGGTATTGATGTACTATTTGGTCATCGAAAACCACGATGCAGGCGAAAAGGAAATCAAGCAATTCCTGATGGTGGCAGGAGAAATCGGGAGCATATTCAAGAAAGGCTCGACGATCTCAGCAGCGATGGGCGGTTGTCAGGCAGAAATTGGCGTATCATCGGCGATGGCAGCAGCAGCATTATGCGAAGTCATGGGCGGGACACCGGACCAGGTATTGATGGCCGCAGAGATTGCCATGGAACACCACCTCGGACTGACTTGTGACCCGATAGGCGGATTGGTTCAGATTCCGTGCATCGAGCGCAATACGATGGGTGCCATAAAAGCCATAAATGCCGCGGAACTCGCTATGGAAACGGATGCAAAGAATGCCAAGGTGCCATTGGACAAAGTAATCAACACGATGTGGCAAACCGCAAAAGACATGAACTCCAAGTACAAGGAAACCTCGGAGGGTGGACTGGCGATTGCGGTAAATATGGCCGATTGCTGA
- a CDS encoding flavin monoamine oxidase family protein produces MKVIIVGAGAAGIMAANILAKKGASVTILEAGNRIGGRIHTFVPDGFVNTVEAGAEFIHGNLPLTLKQLKRAKLPYAEASMTMHRFDGTSITRNFGKSKAWESFYEKLAQLQTDCTLDAFLEAHFRGAKYRLLHREVREMAQGLDLADPSEVSLLSLKAEWLSEETQYRPITGYGPLLEFLYDEATRGDCTVAFGQKATTVRWKSGSASVVTETQSYQADAVILTASLGILKQGEIAFEPEIPELPACFDKIGFGQVIKLALEFDRPFWEQQIPDLAFLFAENGLTFWTQADRHTPVLTGWLGNDDVAVYKGFDDNKIIALCMDELSKIFPEARRYFRTAAVFRYTEDTFFRGGYSWPKPDSKKAVKTINKGFGNTVWFAGEAFDPTFESATVEAALESGKFVAAKVFRALRGKSMRS; encoded by the coding sequence ATGAAAGTGATTATCGTCGGTGCCGGTGCCGCCGGAATTATGGCCGCCAACATCCTGGCAAAGAAAGGGGCTTCAGTTACGATACTGGAAGCGGGTAACCGTATTGGCGGGCGCATCCATACTTTTGTGCCCGACGGCTTTGTCAATACGGTTGAAGCGGGAGCCGAGTTCATCCACGGAAATTTGCCGCTTACGCTTAAGCAGCTCAAACGCGCGAAACTGCCATATGCCGAGGCGTCCATGACGATGCACCGCTTCGATGGCACGAGCATCACCCGTAATTTCGGGAAGAGCAAGGCTTGGGAATCATTTTACGAAAAGCTGGCGCAACTTCAAACCGATTGTACACTGGACGCTTTTCTTGAAGCACATTTCCGCGGTGCCAAATACAGATTGCTGCATCGGGAAGTACGTGAAATGGCACAAGGGCTGGATCTTGCAGATCCTTCAGAGGTCAGCCTGCTGTCGCTCAAAGCGGAATGGCTTTCGGAAGAAACGCAGTACCGTCCAATCACGGGATACGGCCCGTTGCTGGAATTCCTGTACGACGAGGCGACTCGGGGCGACTGTACGGTAGCCTTCGGGCAAAAGGCCACGACGGTCAGATGGAAATCAGGTTCGGCAAGCGTGGTTACTGAAACACAATCCTATCAGGCCGATGCGGTTATCCTGACGGCCTCGTTGGGTATACTGAAGCAGGGTGAAATCGCTTTTGAACCTGAGATTCCCGAATTGCCCGCCTGCTTTGATAAAATTGGTTTCGGGCAGGTAATCAAGCTGGCGCTCGAATTTGACCGGCCATTTTGGGAGCAGCAAATTCCGGATCTCGCTTTTCTTTTTGCAGAAAACGGGCTTACTTTCTGGACGCAGGCCGACCGGCATACACCTGTGCTCACGGGCTGGCTTGGGAATGATGACGTGGCGGTGTACAAAGGATTTGACGACAACAAGATCATTGCATTATGCATGGATGAATTATCAAAAATTTTTCCGGAAGCAAGGCGGTATTTCCGTACCGCTGCCGTATTCCGTTACACAGAAGATACTTTCTTCAGGGGAGGTTATTCCTGGCCGAAACCGGACAGCAAAAAAGCAGTGAAGACAATCAACAAGGGTTTTGGGAACACGGTCTGGTTTGCCGGGGAGGCGTTCGATCCTACATTTGAAAGCGCCACTGTCGAAGCGGCTTTGGAAAGCGGGAAGTTTGTTGCCGCAAAGGTTTTTCGCGCGTTGCGGGGTAAATCAATGCGATCTTAG
- the panB gene encoding 3-methyl-2-oxobutanoate hydroxymethyltransferase produces MSVAKKDYKKITTKSLVEMKANGEKISMLTAYDFTMAKIVDTAGVDVILVGDSASNVMAGHETTLPITLDQMIYHASSVIRAVDRALVVVDLPFGSYQSDPKEALRSSIRIMKESGGHAVKLEGGREIKESIKKILNAGIPVMGHLGLTPQSIYKFGTYSVRAKEDAEAEKLVEDAILLEKLGCFAIVLEKIPAHLAEKVARSISIPVIGIGAGGGVDGQVLVIHDMLGMNNEFSPRFLRRYLNLYEQMTGAISKYVSDVKGKDFPNDKEQY; encoded by the coding sequence ATGTCTGTAGCCAAAAAAGATTACAAGAAAATCACCACGAAATCGCTCGTGGAAATGAAAGCCAATGGCGAAAAGATCTCGATGCTTACCGCTTACGACTTTACCATGGCGAAAATAGTGGACACTGCCGGAGTTGATGTGATCCTTGTCGGGGATTCGGCCTCTAACGTGATGGCCGGACATGAAACCACCCTCCCGATCACGCTCGACCAGATGATATATCATGCGTCGTCGGTAATCCGTGCCGTAGACCGGGCATTGGTTGTGGTCGATCTGCCTTTCGGAAGTTACCAATCGGACCCAAAAGAAGCGCTGCGCTCCTCGATCAGGATCATGAAAGAAAGCGGCGGACACGCCGTAAAACTTGAAGGGGGCCGTGAAATTAAGGAATCCATTAAAAAAATACTGAATGCAGGAATCCCGGTTATGGGCCATCTCGGCCTTACGCCGCAGTCTATATACAAATTCGGTACCTATTCGGTCCGCGCGAAAGAAGACGCTGAAGCGGAAAAACTGGTCGAAGACGCGATTTTACTTGAAAAACTGGGTTGTTTCGCCATTGTGCTCGAGAAAATACCGGCACACCTTGCAGAGAAAGTTGCCAGGAGCATTTCGATTCCCGTGATCGGGATTGGCGCGGGCGGCGGCGTAGACGGACAGGTTTTGGTTATCCACGACATGCTGGGAATGAATAATGAATTCAGTCCGCGCTTCCTGCGTCGCTACCTGAATTTGTACGAGCAGATGACGGGAGCCATTTCTAAATATGTAAGCGATGTGAAAGGAAAGGATTTTCCGAATGATAAGGAACAGTATTAG
- a CDS encoding RluA family pseudouridine synthase has translation MKTISTKENLQVLHEDNHLIVVNKRVGDIVQGDKTGDKPLSDVVKEYIKDKYNKPGEVFLGVVHRLDRPTTGIVVFARTSKALARLNELFKNRETQKTYWAVVKNKPAKNADKLVHFLSRNEKNNTSKAYLKEIPESKIAILEYNTIKELQTYTALEIALHTGRHHQIRAQLSAIGSPIKGDLKYGADRSNPDGGIHLHARRLEFIHPVSKEQMTITAPTPDDPVWNAI, from the coding sequence TTGAAAACCATTTCAACCAAAGAAAACCTTCAAGTCCTGCACGAAGACAATCACCTCATTGTCGTCAATAAGCGTGTGGGAGACATCGTCCAGGGAGACAAAACCGGCGACAAGCCGTTGAGCGACGTCGTGAAGGAATACATCAAGGACAAATACAATAAACCCGGCGAAGTTTTCCTGGGCGTGGTGCACCGGCTGGACCGACCCACAACCGGGATTGTGGTTTTTGCGCGTACGTCAAAGGCGCTGGCCCGACTCAACGAATTGTTTAAGAACCGTGAAACGCAAAAGACCTACTGGGCCGTTGTTAAGAACAAGCCTGCCAAAAATGCGGATAAACTTGTTCACTTCCTGAGCAGGAATGAAAAAAACAACACCTCAAAGGCTTACCTCAAAGAAATCCCTGAGAGTAAGATTGCGATTCTTGAGTACAACACCATTAAGGAATTGCAGACGTATACGGCACTTGAAATCGCATTGCATACGGGGCGCCACCATCAGATACGCGCCCAGCTTTCAGCCATCGGGTCGCCTATAAAAGGAGACCTGAAATATGGCGCAGACCGTTCCAATCCTGATGGCGGCATCCACCTGCATGCCAGACGGCTCGAATTCATACATCCGGTTTCAAAAGAGCAGATGACCATTACGGCGCCTACTCCGGATGATCCGGTATGGAATGCAATCTGA
- a CDS encoding DUF5723 family protein, with translation MRKITLLLCAFLALPAVAQEHFAGLATSKRVGILNGNMNPSEFANLGNRFEVQIFGLSVSASSNKVGFSDLVGGEDLETLIFAGKEPVDFTTNAEIALPGFAFKAWGWGFGIAASGHITANVIDVNSDFGRAVTDNSLDATTAAAIINNTGNQRVNATVWGEVGFSAARKIYENEKHRFGGGVTLKLLFPGSYANMGAGNFSGDISYATGNPVLTNGQARINLAYSGNFADSFTDSSDYTSSLFGQLKGMATDIGFDYQWKSGSSYKLKVGASIRNIGSMTFKSDDNKSTNYELDMAPGESLDLAEFDNAESLSDVEAVLLSHPEIFTETSETTDFKVKLPTVFNFYADYNIVPKLNLTLFLQQKMNKDDKNNQVASQNIFALTPRVNLGFFEAFLPVSFNEISDTQAGIGFRLSGFYLGSNSILTALGDGKQADAYFGYRFGFL, from the coding sequence ATGAGAAAAATTACGCTGTTATTGTGCGCCTTTTTGGCACTGCCTGCCGTTGCGCAGGAACATTTTGCGGGCCTGGCCACCTCCAAACGGGTGGGAATCCTGAACGGAAATATGAATCCGTCCGAGTTTGCGAACCTTGGAAACCGGTTTGAAGTTCAGATTTTTGGGCTTAGCGTAAGCGCCTCGAGCAACAAAGTGGGTTTTAGCGACCTTGTCGGTGGCGAAGACCTCGAGACATTGATTTTCGCAGGAAAAGAGCCGGTTGATTTCACTACAAATGCTGAGATTGCCCTGCCCGGATTCGCTTTCAAGGCCTGGGGATGGGGATTCGGAATTGCAGCAAGCGGACATATCACGGCCAACGTAATCGACGTGAATTCTGATTTCGGGCGTGCCGTTACTGACAACAGCCTCGACGCAACGACAGCCGCTGCGATCATCAATAATACCGGTAACCAGCGTGTTAACGCCACGGTATGGGGTGAAGTAGGATTTTCTGCAGCGCGTAAAATTTACGAAAATGAAAAACACCGTTTTGGCGGAGGGGTTACTTTGAAACTGTTGTTCCCCGGATCGTATGCCAACATGGGGGCCGGTAATTTCTCAGGTGACATCAGCTACGCGACCGGAAATCCTGTATTAACAAATGGTCAGGCGAGAATAAACCTGGCATATTCAGGAAATTTCGCAGACAGTTTTACCGATTCAAGCGACTACACCAGCTCTTTATTCGGACAGTTGAAAGGTATGGCTACTGACATCGGGTTTGATTACCAATGGAAATCCGGTTCTTCCTATAAACTCAAGGTGGGCGCCTCGATCAGGAATATTGGCAGCATGACTTTTAAGTCCGATGACAACAAATCAACCAACTACGAATTGGATATGGCTCCGGGAGAATCCCTCGACCTGGCAGAATTCGACAATGCGGAAAGTTTGTCTGATGTCGAAGCTGTTTTGCTGAGCCACCCGGAAATTTTCACCGAAACATCCGAAACAACTGACTTCAAGGTCAAACTTCCGACCGTCTTCAACTTTTATGCTGATTACAACATCGTGCCTAAATTAAACCTGACCTTGTTCCTGCAGCAAAAAATGAATAAGGATGACAAAAACAACCAGGTGGCTTCTCAGAATATTTTTGCGCTTACACCACGTGTGAACCTTGGGTTTTTCGAAGCGTTCCTGCCTGTGTCATTCAATGAGATCTCAGATACGCAGGCCGGAATCGGTTTCAGGCTTTCCGGATTTTACCTGGGGTCAAACTCCATCCTGACCGCATTGGGCGATGGAAAACAGGCTGATGCCTATTTCGGATACCGTTTCGGTTTCCTATAA